The following are encoded in a window of Trichocoleus sp. genomic DNA:
- a CDS encoding phospholipid carrier-dependent glycosyltransferase: MSIAAKSRFPLPWFSLSLIGIFLGSLAIRFWGLSRFNTLVFDEVYYAKFASHFLKGEPIFTGHPPLSTYLIALGIWFGEKLPWSNEAKNGLAGLTISPFSYRWLNAFIGSLLPLLVGTIAYQISRRRSYALIATILIALDGLFLVESRYALNNVYLLLFGLLGQILFFLALQTAHWRRWLWLIASGICFGATAAVKWNGLGFLLGIYLIWIAGWLWHWRQPANSIPVQNRSPLQNLTQIHLGHMLVGLVLVPAFTYYASWIPYMQVDPSLNFWELQAKTYDYHQRVGGLEAHPYCSLWFSWLFMFRPVAYFYKVTQSVNDPIPVDSPSIPGGRVIYDVHAMGNPFLWWFSTIAILLFAGILIHQLWEALSHKSSESRSLQPTPTHWIVLYILMNWAANLLPWLSVKRCIFLYHYMPSLVFAILALALIIDRWLQSTLHWRKITGISVLLLIFLSFWFWLPLYLGLPLTPETIQLRRWLPSWI; this comes from the coding sequence ATGTCGATCGCCGCCAAATCCCGTTTCCCCCTTCCCTGGTTTAGCCTCAGCTTGATTGGCATTTTCCTCGGATCGCTGGCAATCCGGTTTTGGGGGTTGAGCCGTTTCAATACGCTGGTTTTCGATGAGGTTTACTATGCTAAGTTTGCCAGTCACTTTCTCAAGGGTGAACCCATCTTCACCGGACATCCTCCCCTCAGCACCTATCTCATTGCACTCGGCATCTGGTTTGGGGAAAAGTTGCCCTGGAGCAATGAAGCAAAAAATGGACTGGCAGGTTTAACCATCTCCCCCTTTAGCTACCGCTGGCTCAATGCCTTTATTGGCTCACTTCTGCCTCTGCTAGTAGGAACGATCGCCTATCAAATCAGCCGACGTCGGAGTTATGCCCTCATTGCGACTATCTTGATTGCGCTGGATGGGCTTTTTCTAGTGGAGTCTCGTTATGCGCTCAACAACGTCTATCTGCTGCTGTTTGGCTTACTGGGACAAATTCTTTTTTTCTTAGCCCTACAAACGGCTCACTGGCGACGCTGGCTCTGGCTCATTGCATCCGGGATCTGTTTTGGGGCAACGGCTGCAGTGAAGTGGAATGGGCTGGGGTTTCTGCTCGGTATTTATCTTATTTGGATTGCTGGTTGGCTCTGGCATTGGCGGCAGCCTGCGAATTCAATTCCAGTACAGAATCGATCGCCCCTGCAAAACCTAACCCAAATCCACCTCGGTCACATGCTGGTCGGACTTGTTCTCGTTCCAGCATTCACCTACTACGCCAGTTGGATTCCCTATATGCAAGTTGATCCCAGCCTCAACTTCTGGGAGCTTCAAGCCAAAACTTACGATTATCATCAGCGAGTTGGCGGCTTAGAGGCACATCCTTACTGCTCGCTCTGGTTTAGCTGGCTGTTCATGTTCCGTCCAGTCGCCTATTTCTACAAAGTTACCCAAAGTGTCAACGATCCCATCCCCGTTGACTCACCTTCTATTCCAGGTGGTCGGGTTATCTACGATGTTCATGCAATGGGCAATCCATTCTTGTGGTGGTTCTCTACAATTGCCATTCTGCTCTTTGCTGGTATCCTCATTCATCAGCTCTGGGAAGCTCTGTCCCACAAGTCTTCAGAATCCCGCTCACTACAGCCCACTCCAACCCACTGGATTGTCCTCTACATTCTGATGAATTGGGCTGCAAACCTGCTCCCTTGGCTCAGTGTCAAACGTTGTATCTTTCTTTATCACTACATGCCTTCTCTTGTTTTTGCGATCCTGGCACTCGCTCTAATCATCGATCGCTGGCTTCAAAGTACGCTGCACTGGCGCAAGATTACTGGCATCTCTGTTCTCCTCCTCATCTTTCTTTCCTTCTGGTTCTGGCTCCCCCTGTACCTCGGACTCCCGCTTACCCCAGAAACCATTCAACTCCGCCGCTGGCTCCCTTCCTGGATCTAA
- the rpsG gene encoding 30S ribosomal protein S7, producing MSRRTTAQKRPVQTDPVYNSRLVSMIVVRLMESGKKSLAYRIIYDSFKIIQDRTGTDPIEVFERAVKNATPLVEVKARRVGGATYQVPMEVRSDRGTALALRWLTQYSRQRPGKTMSGRLANELMDAANETGSSIKKREETHRMAEANKAFAHYRY from the coding sequence ATGTCTCGCCGTACTACTGCTCAAAAGCGCCCTGTTCAAACTGATCCGGTCTACAACAGCCGTCTAGTTAGTATGATTGTTGTCCGCTTAATGGAAAGCGGCAAGAAGTCTCTTGCATATCGCATCATTTACGATTCATTCAAAATTATTCAAGATCGGACGGGAACTGATCCGATCGAAGTGTTTGAACGGGCTGTTAAGAACGCAACGCCATTGGTTGAGGTCAAAGCTCGTCGAGTTGGTGGTGCAACCTACCAAGTCCCAATGGAAGTTCGCTCTGATCGCGGTACTGCTTTGGCGCTTCGCTGGTTAACCCAGTATTCGCGTCAACGCCCTGGCAAGACAATGTCAGGACGGTTGGCAAATGAATTGATGGATGCTGCTAATGAAACGGGTAGCTCGATCAAGAAGCGTGAAGAGACTCACCGCATGGCAGAAGCAAACAAAGCGTTTGCTCACTACCGCTACTAA
- the tuf gene encoding elongation factor Tu has product MARAKFERTKPHVNIGTIGHVDHGKTTLTAAITMTLAALGQAQARKYDEIDAAPEEKARGITINTAHVEYETENRHYAHVDCPGHADYVKNMITGAAQMDGAILVVAATDGAMPQTKEHILLAKQVGVPSIVVFLNKIDQVDDEELLELVELELRELLDSYEFPGDDTPITRGSGLMALEAMIKNPKTARGENEWVDKIYDLMDAVDSFIPTPERDVDKPFLMAVEDVFTITGRGTVATGRIERGKVKINDTVELVGIRDTRTTTVTGIEMFKKSLDEGMAGDNAGLLLRGLKKEDIERGMVLAKPGSITPHTDFEGEVYVLTEKEGGRKTPFFAGYKPQFYVRTTDVTGSIESFTADDGTNAEMVMPGDRIKMNVKLINAIAIEQGMRFAIREGGRTIGAGVVSKILK; this is encoded by the coding sequence ATGGCACGCGCAAAGTTTGAACGGACTAAACCCCACGTCAACATTGGTACTATCGGTCACGTTGACCACGGCAAGACGACGTTGACGGCTGCAATCACAATGACCCTGGCTGCTCTAGGGCAGGCTCAAGCCCGCAAATATGACGAGATTGACGCAGCTCCTGAAGAAAAAGCACGGGGTATTACGATCAATACGGCTCACGTGGAGTACGAAACTGAGAATCGTCACTACGCCCATGTGGACTGTCCCGGACATGCTGACTATGTGAAAAACATGATCACCGGAGCAGCTCAGATGGACGGTGCAATCTTGGTGGTAGCAGCAACTGATGGTGCGATGCCTCAAACCAAGGAGCACATTCTGCTGGCGAAGCAAGTTGGCGTTCCTAGTATTGTTGTTTTCCTGAACAAAATTGATCAGGTTGATGACGAGGAACTGCTGGAGTTGGTTGAGCTGGAGCTGCGTGAACTGCTTGACAGCTACGAGTTCCCAGGCGACGACACTCCTATCACTCGTGGTTCTGGTCTAATGGCTCTGGAAGCCATGATCAAAAACCCCAAGACTGCACGTGGGGAAAATGAGTGGGTTGACAAAATCTATGATTTGATGGATGCCGTTGACTCCTTCATTCCTACGCCAGAGCGCGATGTAGATAAGCCCTTCCTGATGGCAGTTGAGGACGTCTTCACCATTACAGGTCGGGGTACAGTTGCAACCGGTCGGATTGAGCGTGGCAAAGTCAAGATCAACGACACAGTGGAACTCGTTGGGATCCGTGATACCCGCACCACAACTGTCACCGGAATCGAGATGTTCAAGAAGAGCCTTGATGAAGGAATGGCAGGGGACAACGCAGGTCTGCTTCTGCGGGGTCTGAAGAAGGAAGACATCGAGCGGGGCATGGTGCTGGCAAAGCCTGGTTCCATTACACCTCACACCGATTTTGAAGGTGAAGTGTATGTTCTGACTGAGAAAGAAGGTGGTCGTAAGACTCCGTTCTTTGCTGGTTATAAGCCTCAGTTCTACGTTCGGACAACCGACGTAACGGGTTCGATCGAATCCTTCACCGCAGATGACGGCACCAATGCTGAGATGGTGATGCCAGGCGACCGGATTAAGATGAACGTGAAGTTGATCAACGCGATCGCAATTGAGCAGGGAATGCGCTTTGCAATCCGTGAAGGTGGTCGCACAATTGGTGCAGGCGTGGTTTCTAAGATTCTCAAGTAG
- a CDS encoding LON peptidase substrate-binding domain-containing protein, producing MTFSSSVAVRELPLFPLPEVVLFPGRRLPLHIFEFRYRILMNTILQGDRCFGVLMVDPVEGKVTSVGSCAQVIHHKRTPDDRMYVETIGQQRFRVLDYVREKPYYVGLVEWIEDQPTDQDIPTLAYEVDQLLRDVVRLSTKLTGQDIELPDDIPDSPIELSYWVAANLQGVPQEQQALLEMQDTATRLERESEILTSTRNHLAARTALKDVFQ from the coding sequence ATGACATTTTCTTCATCGGTTGCTGTTCGTGAACTGCCACTCTTTCCACTGCCCGAAGTCGTTTTGTTTCCGGGTAGAAGGCTGCCACTCCACATTTTTGAATTCCGCTATCGGATTTTGATGAACACTATTCTTCAAGGCGATCGGTGCTTTGGAGTGCTGATGGTTGATCCGGTAGAAGGTAAAGTCACAAGTGTAGGTTCTTGCGCTCAGGTGATTCATCATAAGCGGACGCCTGACGATCGAATGTATGTTGAGACAATTGGGCAACAGCGGTTTCGCGTCTTAGACTATGTGCGTGAGAAGCCCTATTATGTCGGTCTAGTCGAGTGGATTGAAGATCAGCCAACTGATCAAGATATTCCAACATTGGCATATGAAGTCGATCAACTGCTGAGAGATGTGGTTCGGCTCTCCACAAAGCTAACTGGACAGGATATTGAGCTGCCTGATGATATCCCCGACTCTCCAATCGAGCTCTCTTACTGGGTTGCCGCTAATCTCCAGGGTGTACCTCAAGAGCAGCAAGCTTTACTAGAAATGCAGGATACAGCAACGCGTTTAGAGCGAGAGTCTGAAATTTTGACCTCGACTCGTAATCATTTAGCGGCTCGGACTGCTTTAAAAGACGTTTTTCAATAG
- the rpsJ gene encoding 30S ribosomal protein S10, giving the protein MQQQKIRIRLKAFDRRLLDTSCEKIVDTANRTNATAIGPIPLPTKRRIYCVLRSPHVDKDSREHFETRTHRRIIDIYQPSSKTIDALMKLDLPAGVDIEVKL; this is encoded by the coding sequence ATTCAACAGCAAAAAATTCGAATTCGGCTCAAAGCGTTCGATCGCCGTCTTCTAGATACTTCTTGTGAAAAAATTGTAGATACTGCAAACCGCACGAACGCTACAGCAATTGGTCCAATTCCTCTCCCTACAAAGCGACGGATCTACTGCGTACTGCGCTCTCCTCACGTAGATAAAGACTCGCGGGAGCACTTTGAAACTCGGACACACCGCCGCATTATTGACATCTATCAGCCTTCATCTAAAACGATCGATGCCTTAATGAAGCTTGATTTGCCAGCGGGTGTAGATATTGAAGTGAAGCTGTAA
- the fusA gene encoding elongation factor G produces MARTVPLERVRNIGIAAHIDAGKTTTTERILFYSGVVHKMGEVHEGTAVTDWMEQERERGITITAAAISTQWTRRDPKNPTQPMPGEPEYKINIIDTPGHVDFTIEVERSMRVLDGVITVLCSVGGVQPQTETVWRQADRYKVPRFIFVNKMDRTGANFFKVYSQVCDRLRANAVPVQLPIGAEDQLKGIVDLVRMRAYIYANDLGTDVQETEIPEDMQELAEEYRVKLVEAVAETDDKLIEKYLGGEELTEAEIRTGLRKGTVAGTIVPMLCGSAFKNKGVQLMLDAVIDYLPSPSEVPPIQGTLADGSTAVRHANDSEPLSALAFKIMADPYGRLTFVRVYSGVLTKGSYVYNATKGKKERISRLIVLKADDRQEVDELRAGDLGAALGLKDTFTGDTICEEASPIILESLFIPEPVISVAVEPKTKQDMDKLSKALQALSEEDPTFRVSVDQETNQTVIAGMGELHLDILVDRMKREYKVEANVGAPQVAYRETIRKPIRTEGKFVRQSGGKGQYGHVVIEVAPGEPGTGFEFVSKIVGGTVPKEYIAPAEQGMKEACESGIIAGYPVIDLKVTMVDGSYHEVDSSEMAFKIAGSMAIKDAVMKASPVLLEPMMKVEVEVPEDFIGNVIGDLNSRRGQIEGQDTEQGIAKVTSRVPLAEMFGYATDIRSKTQGRGIFTMEFSNYDEVPRNVAETIIAKSKGNA; encoded by the coding sequence GTGGCACGTACTGTCCCGCTAGAACGGGTAAGAAATATTGGAATTGCTGCGCATATTGACGCAGGCAAGACAACAACAACAGAGCGGATTCTGTTTTATTCCGGTGTGGTTCACAAGATGGGTGAGGTTCATGAAGGAACCGCTGTGACCGACTGGATGGAACAAGAGCGGGAACGTGGCATTACTATCACGGCTGCCGCAATCAGTACGCAGTGGACTCGACGCGATCCCAAGAATCCGACTCAGCCAATGCCAGGCGAGCCTGAGTACAAGATCAACATCATTGATACTCCAGGTCACGTAGACTTCACGATTGAGGTCGAGCGCTCCATGCGGGTTCTAGACGGTGTAATTACTGTTCTGTGCTCTGTTGGTGGTGTGCAACCTCAAACCGAGACAGTTTGGCGACAAGCCGATCGCTATAAAGTTCCTCGTTTCATCTTTGTTAATAAGATGGATCGAACTGGAGCAAACTTCTTCAAGGTTTACAGCCAAGTTTGCGATCGTCTTCGGGCAAATGCAGTGCCGGTTCAGCTGCCAATTGGGGCTGAAGATCAGCTCAAAGGCATTGTTGACCTCGTAAGAATGCGGGCATACATCTACGCAAACGACCTGGGAACTGATGTTCAGGAAACTGAAATTCCTGAAGATATGCAGGAGTTGGCAGAAGAATATCGGGTCAAACTGGTTGAAGCCGTTGCTGAAACAGATGACAAGCTGATTGAGAAGTACCTAGGTGGCGAAGAGCTAACCGAAGCGGAAATTCGGACTGGCTTAAGAAAGGGAACCGTTGCCGGAACAATCGTTCCAATGCTTTGTGGTTCTGCTTTCAAGAACAAAGGTGTTCAACTCATGCTTGACGCAGTGATTGACTACCTGCCCTCTCCGTCAGAAGTTCCTCCTATTCAAGGTACTCTGGCAGATGGCAGCACTGCTGTTCGTCATGCAAATGATTCAGAGCCTTTGTCTGCCTTGGCGTTCAAGATCATGGCTGACCCCTATGGTCGTTTAACCTTTGTGCGAGTGTATTCAGGCGTCTTGACGAAAGGCAGCTACGTTTACAACGCAACAAAAGGAAAGAAAGAGCGGATTTCTCGTTTGATTGTCTTAAAAGCAGACGATCGGCAAGAGGTGGATGAGCTGCGTGCAGGTGATTTAGGCGCTGCTCTGGGTCTAAAGGATACCTTTACAGGTGATACCATCTGCGAAGAAGCTTCGCCAATCATTCTAGAATCCCTGTTCATTCCTGAGCCTGTGATTTCGGTTGCAGTTGAGCCGAAGACAAAGCAGGATATGGACAAGCTTTCCAAGGCACTGCAAGCACTCTCTGAAGAAGACCCAACATTCCGCGTTAGTGTCGATCAAGAGACGAACCAAACGGTAATTGCAGGCATGGGTGAGCTTCACCTCGATATTCTCGTCGATCGAATGAAGCGAGAGTATAAGGTTGAGGCAAACGTAGGTGCTCCTCAAGTGGCATACCGTGAGACAATCCGAAAGCCGATCCGCACTGAAGGCAAGTTTGTTCGTCAGAGTGGTGGTAAAGGACAATATGGTCACGTTGTGATTGAGGTTGCTCCTGGTGAACCTGGAACTGGCTTTGAGTTCGTTTCCAAAATTGTTGGTGGTACTGTACCGAAGGAGTACATTGCACCTGCTGAACAGGGAATGAAGGAAGCTTGTGAATCTGGTATTATCGCGGGTTATCCTGTGATCGACTTGAAGGTAACAATGGTGGATGGGTCTTACCATGAGGTTGACTCTTCTGAAATGGCTTTCAAGATTGCTGGATCAATGGCAATTAAGGATGCGGTGATGAAAGCTTCACCCGTCCTGTTAGAGCCAATGATGAAGGTTGAGGTCGAAGTTCCCGAAGACTTTATTGGTAACGTGATCGGTGATCTCAACTCGCGCAGAGGTCAAATTGAGGGACAGGATACTGAGCAAGGGATTGCAAAGGTAACATCAAGAGTCCCTCTGGCAGAGATGTTTGGATATGCTACTGATATTCGGTCAAAGACGCAGGGTCGTGGCATATTTACAATGGAGTTCAGCAACTACGACGAGGTGCCTCGTAACGTGGCTGAAACCATCATTGCTAAGAGTAAAGGGAACGCATAG
- a CDS encoding glycerophosphodiester phosphodiesterase has protein sequence MPSPLIIAHRGASAEARENTIAAFERAIVLGADLVEFDVRCTSDRVLIVYHDSEIQHQPIQRLTWAEVQAIDAEIPRFDQVLACCQGRIRLDVEIKEPGYEAAVLESLQSTFPTDKFVITSFHPDVLEQVKRQNAAVSIGFLLKPETVDWLSKDEVTQLKQKIEAIGVDYLAPSYQMLSSKILTTLLNQELPLWIWTVNTPTVMQELMLDQRVAGIITDKPELGLILRDRSSTQNS, from the coding sequence ATGCCTAGTCCACTTATCATCGCTCATCGGGGCGCATCTGCTGAAGCGAGAGAGAATACAATTGCTGCTTTTGAGCGGGCAATCGTGCTAGGAGCAGACCTGGTTGAGTTTGACGTGCGCTGTACGAGCGATCGAGTTTTAATTGTCTACCATGATTCAGAAATTCAGCATCAGCCGATTCAACGTTTGACTTGGGCAGAAGTGCAGGCGATCGACGCTGAAATTCCCAGGTTTGATCAGGTACTTGCCTGCTGCCAAGGACGAATCAGGTTAGACGTTGAGATTAAAGAACCAGGCTATGAGGCTGCTGTTTTAGAATCTCTCCAGTCTACTTTCCCAACGGACAAATTTGTGATTACGTCCTTTCATCCTGATGTGCTTGAGCAAGTCAAACGACAGAATGCTGCGGTGTCCATTGGCTTTTTGCTTAAGCCAGAAACGGTTGATTGGCTGTCTAAAGATGAAGTGACTCAGTTGAAACAAAAAATAGAGGCGATCGGTGTTGATTACCTCGCCCCCAGCTATCAAATGCTCAGTTCCAAAATTCTGACAACGCTCCTGAACCAGGAATTACCCCTCTGGATCTGGACAGTCAATACCCCAACTGTGATGCAGGAATTGATGCTTGATCAAAGAGTTGCAGGCATCATTACAGATAAACCAGAGTTAGGCTTAATTTTGCGCGATCGGTCTTCTACGCAAAATAGTTGA
- the trmB gene encoding tRNA (guanosine(46)-N7)-methyltransferase TrmB: MAVVRVRQHVNPLSQRYQQPTPAPIWKKIYADPTKPLHLDIGCGRGHFLLAMAQAEPERNFLGLEIREPLVEQANLGRDELGLTNLHYIFCNANNSVRSFLQSLPSGALQRVSIQFPDPWFKKRHQKRRVVQPELVAEIAAYLSPGGIVFLQSDVEAVEREMCDRFAEHPAFLRQGGEAWLEQNPLPIPTERERSTLSRGEAVYRAIFVRQEG, from the coding sequence TTGGCAGTTGTTCGAGTTCGTCAACACGTTAATCCTCTAAGTCAGCGATATCAGCAGCCTACGCCTGCGCCGATATGGAAGAAGATTTATGCCGATCCCACCAAGCCGCTTCACTTAGATATTGGCTGTGGTCGAGGGCATTTCTTGCTGGCAATGGCACAAGCAGAACCAGAGCGGAATTTCTTGGGGTTGGAGATTCGGGAACCTCTGGTTGAGCAAGCGAACCTTGGGCGGGATGAGTTGGGATTGACGAATTTGCACTATATCTTTTGCAATGCAAACAACTCCGTACGATCGTTTCTACAATCCCTTCCCAGTGGAGCTTTGCAGCGGGTTAGCATTCAGTTTCCTGATCCCTGGTTTAAGAAGCGGCATCAAAAGCGGCGAGTGGTGCAGCCAGAACTGGTTGCGGAAATTGCAGCATATTTGTCTCCCGGCGGCATTGTGTTTCTTCAATCTGACGTTGAAGCGGTAGAGCGGGAAATGTGCGATCGATTTGCAGAGCATCCAGCATTTCTACGGCAGGGAGGAGAAGCCTGGCTGGAGCAAAACCCCTTGCCTATACCGACAGAGCGAGAGCGATCGACCTTGAGTAGAGGGGAAGCAGTGTATCGGGCGATTTTTGTGCGACAGGAAGGATGA
- a CDS encoding metallophosphoesterase yields the protein MTLHFRFAILSDPHIALPQTVWNTPNRFHLVEVSIPALESVFEHLAQLNLDFLLIPGDLTQHGEAENHAWLSDRLSRLPYPVYVVPGNHDVPQAASNAQSTGIAEFPTYYQKFGYRNPEQPYYTCHVLPGVRLIGLNSNAFDASGQQIGMGWLDAAQLDWLQQVLSETQDEVVLVMVHHNVIEHLPGQAKSSMGRRYMLENAAALLDLLHQANVRLIFTGHLHIQDIAEHQGIYEITTGSLVSYPHPYRVLEFHQDNEGQQQLQINSHRITSVADYPDLLQTSRQWMSDRSFPFMLKLLTQPPLNIPLEEAETLAPTLRHFWADIAHGDATFHFPEFSPELNQHFAKFGAIDAQGQFYPIDNNAILLLSPESLLRTFEGITMPIR from the coding sequence ATGACTCTTCACTTTCGCTTTGCTATTCTCAGCGACCCGCACATAGCGCTGCCGCAGACCGTCTGGAATACCCCTAACCGCTTTCACTTAGTCGAGGTTAGTATTCCTGCTTTGGAGAGCGTATTTGAGCATCTGGCACAGCTAAACCTGGACTTCTTGTTAATCCCCGGCGATTTAACGCAGCATGGAGAAGCCGAAAACCATGCTTGGCTGTCCGATCGCCTCTCGCGTCTGCCTTACCCGGTTTATGTTGTTCCTGGCAACCACGATGTGCCTCAAGCAGCCTCAAATGCTCAGTCAACTGGAATTGCTGAATTTCCCACCTACTACCAAAAATTCGGCTACAGAAATCCAGAACAGCCCTATTACACCTGCCACGTTTTACCAGGCGTGCGGTTGATTGGTCTAAACTCCAACGCTTTTGATGCGTCAGGTCAGCAGATTGGCATGGGATGGTTAGATGCGGCTCAGCTAGACTGGCTCCAACAGGTTTTAAGTGAAACGCAAGACGAAGTCGTACTGGTGATGGTGCACCATAACGTCATTGAGCACCTACCTGGACAGGCGAAAAGCTCAATGGGTCGTCGCTATATGCTGGAGAACGCTGCTGCGTTACTCGACCTCCTGCATCAAGCAAATGTTCGCCTGATTTTTACAGGGCATTTGCACATCCAAGACATTGCAGAACATCAAGGAATTTACGAAATTACAACGGGATCGCTCGTCAGCTATCCCCATCCTTATCGAGTATTAGAGTTTCACCAAGACAATGAGGGGCAGCAGCAGTTGCAGATTAACTCTCATCGAATCACATCTGTTGCTGACTACCCCGATTTACTGCAAACTTCGCGACAGTGGATGAGCGATCGATCCTTTCCTTTCATGCTCAAGCTTTTAACTCAACCTCCATTAAACATTCCCCTAGAAGAAGCTGAAACTCTTGCCCCAACGCTCCGCCATTTCTGGGCAGATATCGCTCATGGCGACGCCACCTTTCACTTCCCTGAATTTTCGCCTGAACTCAACCAACATTTTGCCAAGTTTGGGGCGATCGATGCTCAAGGACAGTTCTACCCGATCGACAATAATGCGATTCTGTTGCTCTCTCCAGAAAGCTTATTGAGAACATTTGAGGGAATTACGATGCCAATTCGGTAG
- the ispD gene encoding 2-C-methyl-D-erythritol 4-phosphate cytidylyltransferase produces MYLLIPAAGSGRRMGSDRNKLLLPLLGKPLLTWTLLAAKKSHSIQWIGIISQPSDWQDFKAIVSDLGLSEMVHFIQGGLTRQESVYQGLKGLPSSADRVLIHDGARCLATPELFDRCTEALQSCSGLIAAIPVKDTIKVVNSDSVVESTPDRANLWAAQTPQGFVVKDLIHCHQEGIRQGWEVTDDAALFEQCGLPVKIVAGEETNLKVTTPVDLTIAEFILRQR; encoded by the coding sequence GTGTACTTACTCATTCCAGCAGCAGGCTCTGGTCGACGGATGGGCAGCGACCGTAATAAGCTACTGCTTCCTTTACTGGGAAAACCTCTACTCACCTGGACGCTTCTCGCTGCCAAAAAATCTCACTCAATTCAATGGATTGGTATTATCAGCCAACCTAGCGACTGGCAGGATTTCAAAGCGATCGTGTCAGACTTAGGCTTATCAGAAATGGTGCACTTTATTCAGGGAGGCTTGACCCGCCAAGAGTCTGTTTATCAAGGACTAAAAGGCTTACCTAGCAGCGCCGATCGCGTTCTAATCCATGATGGGGCACGCTGTTTAGCAACACCAGAATTGTTCGATCGTTGTACAGAGGCACTCCAAAGCTGCTCTGGTTTAATTGCTGCAATTCCCGTGAAAGACACGATTAAAGTCGTGAATTCAGACTCGGTTGTTGAAAGCACACCCGATCGCGCTAACCTTTGGGCAGCTCAAACGCCCCAGGGTTTTGTTGTTAAAGATTTAATTCACTGCCATCAAGAAGGCATCCGCCAAGGCTGGGAAGTCACAGATGATGCTGCTCTATTCGAGCAATGCGGCTTACCTGTCAAAATTGTGGCAGGTGAGGAAACAAACCTGAAGGTGACAACTCCAGTTGATTTAACTATTGCAGAGTTTATCCTGCGTCAACGCTAA
- the rpsL gene encoding 30S ribosomal protein S12 produces the protein MPTIQQLIHNERQKIEKKTKSPALKSCPQRRGVCTRVYTTTPKKPNSALRKVARVRLTSGFEVTAYIPGIGHNLQEHSVVMIRGGRVKDLPGVRYHIIRGTLDTAGVKDRKQGRSKYGAKRPKKKA, from the coding sequence ATGCCAACGATTCAGCAGCTTATCCACAACGAACGCCAGAAAATCGAGAAAAAGACCAAGTCCCCGGCTCTCAAGAGCTGCCCTCAGCGTCGTGGCGTTTGCACCAGAGTCTATACTACAACTCCGAAGAAGCCGAATTCAGCCCTTCGCAAAGTAGCCAGGGTTCGCCTCACATCAGGTTTTGAGGTCACAGCTTACATTCCTGGTATTGGGCATAACCTCCAAGAACACTCAGTCGTTATGATTCGTGGCGGTCGGGTTAAAGACCTGCCTGGTGTTCGTTATCACATCATTCGTGGAACGCTGGATACTGCTGGAGTGAAGGATCGCAAGCAGGGACGATCAAAGTACGGTGCGAAGCGTCCGAAGAAGAAGGCCTAA